A stretch of the Calditrichota bacterium genome encodes the following:
- a CDS encoding bifunctional oligoribonuclease/PAP phosphatase NrnA — protein MIETKKINQIEKIIRENKKFILTTHLNPDGDALGSEVAMAEYLRYLKKTVHIVNISNTPTNYAFLDENGEFIHFNKEKHAELLQNADVFIILDISDWGRLKEIGEIFRETQAPTICIDHHHINYQFADVDLICEESSSTGELLYEFFERVQFPLTLRAALALYTCILTDTGSFRFSNTTSRTHFVASKLLEHSIDTKEIYSLVYEQNSRTKMALMADALLNLHYECDGKLAWFVLTKEMFEKHNASVWDTEGFPEIPRTIEGVEVSLMFTEIDDADIKISLRSKGKIVINQIAQKFGGGGHHFAAGAQVKKPLEVLVKEVLAELRRVME, from the coding sequence ATGATTGAGACGAAGAAAATCAACCAAATTGAAAAAATTATTCGGGAGAATAAAAAATTCATATTGACCACCCATTTGAATCCCGACGGAGACGCGCTGGGTTCTGAAGTTGCGATGGCGGAATATTTGCGCTATTTGAAGAAAACTGTTCACATTGTTAATATTTCAAATACGCCGACAAATTACGCGTTTCTGGATGAGAATGGGGAATTTATTCATTTTAATAAAGAAAAGCATGCGGAATTGCTGCAAAATGCCGATGTTTTCATTATTTTGGACATCAGCGATTGGGGACGATTAAAAGAGATCGGAGAAATTTTCCGCGAAACCCAGGCGCCTACCATCTGCATCGATCATCATCACATCAATTATCAGTTTGCGGACGTAGATTTGATTTGCGAGGAATCGTCTTCCACCGGCGAGTTGTTGTACGAATTTTTCGAGCGCGTTCAATTTCCCTTAACGCTGCGCGCGGCTTTGGCGCTTTACACGTGCATTTTGACAGACACCGGATCGTTTCGTTTCTCAAATACGACTTCCCGCACCCATTTTGTCGCTTCCAAATTGTTAGAGCATTCCATTGATACCAAAGAAATTTACAGCCTGGTTTACGAACAAAACAGCCGCACCAAAATGGCGCTGATGGCCGACGCTTTGCTCAATTTGCACTATGAATGCGATGGCAAATTAGCGTGGTTTGTGTTGACAAAGGAAATGTTCGAGAAACACAACGCTTCTGTCTGGGACACGGAAGGATTCCCTGAAATCCCTCGCACCATTGAGGGCGTGGAAGTGAGTCTGATGTTCACGGAAATCGACGACGCGGACATAAAAATCAGCCTGCGCTCCAAGGGGAAAATCGTCATCAACCAGATCGCGCAAAAATTTGGCGGCGGAGGTCATCATTTCGCAGCCGGCGCTCAGGTGAAAAAGCCGCTGGAGGTGTTGGTAAAAGAAGTGTTAGCGGAATTGAGAAGGGTGATGGAGTAG
- a CDS encoding YfcC family protein — GSGQAALTMPVMAPLSDLLGVTRQTAVLAFQFGDGFSNMIIPTSGVTMAVLGMGKIPWDRWAKWLLPLEIIFFVIGMLLLIPPILMKWGPF, encoded by the coding sequence GGCAGCGGACAGGCGGCGTTGACCATGCCCGTCATGGCGCCGCTGAGTGATCTGCTCGGCGTCACCCGGCAGACCGCGGTTTTAGCCTTTCAATTCGGCGACGGATTCAGCAACATGATTATTCCCACGTCCGGCGTTACCATGGCAGTTTTGGGCATGGGAAAAATCCCCTGGGATCGCTGGGCAAAATGGCTGCTGCCGCTGGAAATCATTTTTTTCGTCATCGGCATGCTGCTGCTCATTCCGCCGATTTTGATGAAATGGGGGCCTTTTTGA